Proteins found in one Corynebacterium canis genomic segment:
- a CDS encoding NAD(P)H-quinone oxidoreductase: MKAIILADPSDKTSLTLAEVPTPTPAPGEALVKVCAAGVNRGDLLQAAGHYPPPPGASEIMGLECAGIITDPGTTKFSQGDRVACLLAGGGYAEYVAVPEGQLMPLPEGYSFAEAASIVEVACTVWSNLVMLAGLHEGQTLLIHGGAGGIGTFAIQLAKALGCTVAVTAGSAEKLEACRRLGADILINYREDDFAEVMKNKADVILDIIGAKYLDANIRALAMDGHLVIIGLQGGIKGELNIARLLSKRGSISATALRARDLEDKARIVADTVEHVWPLLAAGTVTHQIHATFPLSDAASAHAALASGEVTGKVILAVAES, from the coding sequence ATGAAGGCGATTATTTTGGCGGATCCGAGCGATAAAACTTCCTTGACGCTGGCAGAGGTTCCCACTCCGACCCCGGCCCCCGGCGAGGCGCTGGTGAAGGTTTGCGCTGCGGGTGTGAATCGTGGGGACTTGTTGCAGGCTGCTGGCCATTACCCGCCCCCGCCGGGCGCGAGCGAGATCATGGGTTTGGAGTGCGCGGGCATTATCACGGACCCGGGTACCACCAAGTTTTCTCAAGGCGATCGGGTGGCCTGTTTGCTTGCGGGCGGCGGTTACGCGGAGTACGTGGCCGTCCCCGAGGGCCAGCTCATGCCGCTCCCGGAGGGTTATTCCTTTGCGGAGGCGGCCAGTATCGTCGAGGTGGCGTGCACGGTGTGGTCGAACTTGGTCATGTTGGCGGGCCTGCACGAGGGCCAAACGTTGCTGATCCACGGCGGCGCGGGCGGCATTGGCACCTTTGCCATTCAGTTGGCCAAGGCGCTGGGGTGCACGGTGGCGGTTACGGCGGGTTCCGCCGAGAAGCTGGAGGCGTGCCGGCGTCTGGGCGCGGATATTTTGATCAATTATCGCGAGGATGATTTCGCCGAGGTGATGAAGAATAAGGCGGACGTCATCCTGGATATCATTGGCGCAAAGTACCTGGATGCGAATATCCGCGCCTTGGCGATGGACGGTCACCTCGTGATCATCGGTTTGCAGGGCGGCATCAAGGGTGAACTGAACATTGCTCGCCTGCTTTCTAAACGTGGTTCTATTTCCGCGACGGCATTGCGCGCACGCGATTTGGAGGATAAGGCGCGCATTGTTGCGGACACCGTCGAGCACGTGTGGCCGCTGCTGGCCGCAGGCACGGTAACGCACCAGATTCACGCTACGTTCCCGCTTAGCGACGCCGCTTCCGCCCACGCCGCGCTCGCTTCCGGCGAGGTCACGGGCAAGGTTATTCTTGCGGTGGCTGAAAGTTAA